A window of Cellulomonas wangleii genomic DNA:
GGGGCGTGCGGCCTCTCGCGTCCGTCCCGGGCGCGTCCGTCCCGGCGGCACCGCTCACCGAGCTGGTCCCTCGCCGCGCGCTCCATCACGCGGCGCCCGAGCCTCGCCGGGTCGGTCCGTCGCGGCATCGCCCGCGTCCAGCGCGGCGTCGCGCGGGTCGGGCGCCGGGAGGTCGTCGGGACGCACGCGGGGCGCGGCGACGTCGTCAGGGCGCACCCGCTGCGCACCGCCGGTGCGGGGTTGCGCCGCGCCGCCCGGCAGCAGCGGCACCTCGCCCGCCGTGCGGAACGGCCGGACCTCGACGCCCGCGGCGTCCAGCGCGGCGCGCACGGCGGTCGCGATGGCCACGGCCCCGGGGGTGTCGGAGTGCAGGCAGAGCGACAGCGCGTCGACCCGGACGACCGTGCCGTCGACGGCCGTGACGGTCCCGTGCACCGCCATCTGCACGGCGCGGGCGGCAGCCGCCTGAGGGTCCGTGACCAGGGCACCGGGCCGGTCACGCGGGACCAGCGTGCCGTCGGGTGCGTAGCCGCGGTCGACGAAGGCCTCGGCGACGATGCGCAGGCCGGCGGCCCGGGCCACCGCGAGCACGCGGGACCCCGGCAGACCCAGCACGGCCAGTGCGGGGTCGACCGCGAGGACCGCCTCGACGACGGCGCGGGCCTGCACCTCGTCGTGCACCACCGCGTTGTAGAGCGCGCCGTGCGGCTTGACGTGCGTCACGCGTGCACCGACCGACCGGGCCACCGCAGCGAGCGCGCCGAGCTGGTGCGCGACCTGGGCGCGCAGCAGCTCGGGTCGGACGTCGAGACGCCGTCGGCCGAACCCCTCGCGGTCGTCGTACGACGGGTGCGCCCCCACGGCGACACCGCGCTGAAGCGCCGCCGCGCAGGTCGCGGCCATCGTCGCGGAGTCACCGCCGTGGAACCCCGCGGCGACGTTCGCGCTCGAGACGAGGGTCAGCAGCGCGTCGTCCGCCGACGGCTCGAGACGCCACGGGCCGTCCCCCTCGCCGAGGTCCGCGTTCAGGTCGATGACACGCACCCCGCGATCCTCCCCCACCTGGCCTCCGACGACGCCCCACCCCACCGGCGGGTGGGCCATCCAGCCGTCACAGGCCAGGTGAGGAGGGGCGCGGGCCGGACCGCACTCTCTCGGGGGACGCGGGTGCGAGGGCGCTGCCGGTGCGGGCGAGGGTGGTGGGAGGATCGGGGGGTGGGGCCGGGCGAGCTGTTCGACGTGCTGCTCGCCGGTGGCCGGCGGGCGGACCGAGCGACCCACGTGCGGCACCTCCCGGCCCGGGAGGGCCGCCGCGCGGACTGGCCCGACTGGGCGGACCCGGACCTGGTGCGTGGCTACCGGGCCCTCGGTGTCGAGCGGCCGTGGGAGCACCAGGTCGACGCGGCGGACGCGGCGTGGTCGGGGCGTCACACGGTCCTGGCGACGTCGACCGGGTCGGGCAAGTCGCTCGCCTTCTGGTTGCCGGGGCTGTCGGCCGTGCGTCGCGGGGCCGCAGGGACGCTCCTCGACCCGGGGCGCATCGAGACGGTCCGTCGCCGACCCACCGTGCTCTACCTCAGCCCCACCAAGGCTCTCGCGGCCGACCAGCTCGCGGGTCTGGAGCGGCTGCTCACCGCTGCCGGGACGCGGGACGTGCGCGTCGCGACGTGCGACGGCGACACGTCGCGCGACGAGCGGCGCTGGGTGCGGGAGCACGCGGACGTCGTCCTCACCAACCCGGACTTCCTGCACTTCGCGATGCTCCCTGCGCACTCGCAGTGGTCCCGCCTGCTGTCGTCGCTCGCGTACGTGGTGGTCGACGAGTGCCACGCGTTCCGTGGTGTGTTCGGTGCGCACGTGGCGCTCGTGCTGCGGCGGCTGCGGCGGCTCGCCGCGGCGTACGGCGCGGCGCCGGTGATGGTCCTCGCGTCGGCGACGACGTCCGACCCCGCCGCGAGCGCCGCACGGCTCCTGGGCGTGGCCGCGCAGGACGTCCACGCCGTCACGGTCGACACGTCGCCGGCGGGCCGCAAGACGTTCGTGCTGTGGCAGCCGCCGGAGCTCCCGGGCGGCGGCGGGCCGTGGGCGTCGCTGCTGCCCGACGAGGACCCCTGGGCGACGGTCGTCCCCGTGCCACGGCGCGACCTGCACGCGGCCGACCCCGGGGACGACGACGCCACGGATGACGTCCCGACGTCCGGCGGCGCGACCCCGCCGGACGTCACCGCGGCGCAACCGGCCGCGCCCGAGGCGGGCGAGGGCTCGGGGCCGTTGGGCACCGGTGAGGACGTCGTCGCGCTGCCGCAGGACAACCCGCGGCGGACGGCCACCGCCGAGGTGGCGGACCTGCTCGCCGACCTGGTCGCGGCGGGTGCCCGGGTGCTGGCGTTCACGCGGTCGCGGCGCGGTGCGGAGTCGGTGGCCGCGGCGACCCGCGACCACCTGGCTGCCGTCGACCCGACCCTGCCGTCGTTGGTGTCGTCGTACCGCGGTGGTTACCTGCCGGAGGAGCGCCGCGCCCTCGAGCGGGCCATCCGGGCGGGTCATCTCCGGGCGCTGGCGACCACCAACGCCCTCGAGCTCGGTGTCGACATCTCCGGTCTCGACGCCGTGCTGATCGCCGGCTGGCCGGGCACGCGCGTGTCGCTGTGGCAGCAGGCGGGCCGCGCCGGCCGCGCCGGCGCCGAGGGGCTCGTCGTCCTGGTCGCCCGGGAGGACCCGCTGGACACCTACCTCGTGCACCACCCGGAGGCGGCGCTCGACGCCCCGGTCGAGGCCACCGTGTTCGACCCCGGCAACCCCTACGTCCTCGCGCCGCACCTGTGCGCCGCCGCGGCGGAGCGCCCGTTGCGCACGGAGGAGCTGGAGCTGTTCGGTGACCGCGCCCTCGGGCTGCTCACGGAGCTCACCGAGCGCGGCATCCTGCGTCGACGCGTCTCGGGGTGGTACTGGACGCACGCCGAGCCCGCCAGCCGCATGACCGACCTGCGCGGCGCGGGTGGCCAGCCGGTGCGCGTGGTGGAGACGGCGACGGGACGTCTGCTGGGTACGGTCGACGCGGCCTCGGCCGATGCCACCGTCCACCCCGGCGCGGTGTACGTGCACCTCGGGGCGACCTACGTGGTGGACGAGCTGCACCTCGACGACGGTGTCGCCCTGGCGACCCGGCGGGACGTCGACCACGGCACGTGGGCACGGTGGATCACCTCGACGGCCGTGGTCGACGTCGAGCGCGAGGTCGTCTGGGGGCCCGTCACGTGGTGCTACGGACAGGTCGACGTCACCACGCAGGTCGTGGGCTACCAGCGACGACGGATCCCGGACCTGCAGGTGCTGTCCACGCACGAGCTCGACCTGCCGGCACGGACGCTGCGGACCACGGCGGTGTGGTGGACCGCCCCGCCGGAGGTCCTGGCTGCCGCGGGAGTGACCCTGGAGGCCGCGCCGGGCGCGCTGCACGCCGCCGAGCACGCGTCGATCGGGCTGCTCCCCCTGCTGGCGACGTGCGACCGCTGGGACCTGGGTGGCCTGTCGACACTGGTGCACCCCGACACCGGCCACGCCACGGTGTTCGTCCACGACGGGCATCCCGGTGGGGCGGGTTTCGCGGAGCGGGGGTTCGGGCTCGGGCCGGTGTGGTTGGCCGCGACGCGCGACGCGATCGCCGCCTGCCCGTGCGCGACCGGCTGCCCGGCCTGCGTGCAGTCGCCCAAGTGCGGCAACGGCAACGAGCCGCTGGACAAGGCCGCGGCCCTCCGCCTGCTCACCACCGTGCTGTCCCACGCCGTGGGCACGCCCTCGTGACCCGCGTCGCCCGGCTGCGGCCGCCCCGCGCGGCCCGGCCCGGGCGACCTGGTGCGCGGACCCGAGCACGGCCGGTACCTGCACCTCGACGGTGACCGCACCGTGCGGTCCGACCGCGCACGCGACCATGCTCGCCCCGTTCCTGCCGGCCGCATCCGCCGCCCGGTCGCACGCGCCGGTCCCGCCGTCCGCGAGCAGCTGCGCGCCGGCCAGCGCCGCCAGGTCCGCCCCGCCCGCTGCCCGGGCCGCCGCGACGTGGGCCGACCCCACGAGCCCGGCGCCCCCGGCCAGCGCGACCGCGACGGCGACCACCGCGAGCAGGAGCACGGACCCCGAGCCGGCGTCGCGGGCGAGGGCGGCTCGCGTGCTCACGGTTCCGCCCGTGCGGTCGCGCTGGCACGCGCCTGCATCCCGCCCGGCCACCCGGTGAACGGGACACTCACGTCGACCGTCACCCACCCGTCCTCCCGAGTCAGGCCCACCCGTCCCTCACGGGCGCCGAGGACGCGGCGCGCTGCGGCACTCACCTCCGCGTCGGACTCACCGAGGGCAGCGACCCGTGCACCCGTGCGGGCGGCGTCCACGCAGGCCATCCGCGTGATCGTCGCCGCACCCGTGGCGAGGACGGCGAGCAGGACCACCGCCACGGCGACCAGACCCACGGCCAGCTCGGCGGTGACGGCGCCGCGGTCACCGCCGACGACCGCGGCACCGGCGGCCGGGCCGGCACCGCGGCGCCGCCGCGTCATCCGCCGAGCGCCTGCCGCACGATCCCCGTGAGCAGGCCCTTCACCTCGTTCCCCTTCAGCACGACCACCAGCACCCCCGCGAACCCGACGGCCGCCAGCGTCGCGATCGCGTACTCGGCGGTCGCCATGCCCGCGTCGCCCGCCCGCGCGTGCACGCCCCGCAGGCGCTCCACGGTCGACACCACCACCGAGCTCCGACCCACCGCGGCCCGTGCCCGCACCGCCGGCGCCCTGCCCGGGTGACCGGGCACCTGCCTCATCGTCCGTCCCATGCCGCACTGCTCCTTCGTCCTGGACCGGGCCCGCGACGCGGGCCGGGAGCCGGTCGGCTCCTGCGGCGAGCGTGCTCGGGCGGCACCTCACCGCGTGCGTCGACCGGGTGCACCGGTGGACGGCGCGCCACCACGGGTGGCTGTGGGTGGGTGAGCGGGGTGCGGCCCGCCCCTCCCGCCCGGCCGTCACCGACCACCGCCGAGCAGGTCACCGGCCAGGCCGACCACCACCGGGACGAGCCCGAGCAGGACGAACGCCGGCAGGAAGCACAGCCCCAGCGGCAGGGTGAGGCGCACGCCCAGCGCACCGGCGGCGACGCGCACGCGCGCACGGCGCTCACGTCGCAGGCGGGCGGCCGCGGCCCGCAGCTGCGGCCCGGGCGACGCACCCACCCCGCGGCCCGCGTCGAGCGCCCTTCCGAGCGCCGCGACGGACGGCGGCACCCCCGCCCACGCGGACTGCCAGGACGCCCCGAGTCCGAGCGCGGTCCCCACGTGCACGAGCGCCTGCCCCTCGGCGCCGGGCAGGTGCCGCCCGGTCGCCACGAGCGCGGTCGGCACGGCCGCACCGCCTCGCACGGCGGCGGCGCACAGGTCGAGGACGAACGCCGGGTCGAGGACGTCCACGTCGAGCCGGCCGACGCGGCGGCGGTGCACGCGACCGGCGGGGTGGGACCGGGCACCGGCCGACCACCGCCGGGCTGCGACGTCGGGGCCCCGCCACGCCGCGGCCCCGCCCGCGACCCGGCGCGGCGCACGCGCGACGACCCACGGCGACCCCGCCAGCAGCACGGCGACCGCGACGACCAGCCCGACCATGGGCGGGCTCACGATGCAGCCGCCCGACGCACGAGGGCGGCGACCCAGCCGCGCCCCGCGGCGAGCAGCAGCACGCCGGTCACCGCCAGCCCGCTGCCCAGCCCGCCGTCCAGCAGGACCCGCCACGGCTGCGCGCCCATGGCCGTCCCGACCACCAGGCCGATCACCGGGAGCAGGGTGAGCACCCGGGCGGTGGCACGCGGGCCGGCGAGGGCGGCCTCCAGGTCGCCGGCGAGCTCCGCGTCCGCGGCCACCGCGTCGGCGAGGTCCGCCAGCACGTCGGCCAGCGGCGCGCCGGTCTCGGACGCGACACGGGCCCCGGCGACGACGGCGCGAGCGCGCGATCGCTCCCCGCGCGCACCGGTCGACCCGATCAGCACGTCGACGTCGGGAACCTGCCCGTCGACCGCCGTGCCCAGCACGTGCGCCCAGGCGGCAGAGGGCGGGGCACCGGCACGGAGCTGTGCCGCGACGGCGTGCAGGAGCCCGGCCAGGTCGGTGTCGGGCCCGGACGGTGCGCCGCGTCGGCGCCACGGCCCCCACCCGCCCCGCAGCCGTGCCGTCAGCCGGCCCCGCGGACCGCGGGCACGACCTCGGCGCGCCTCGGGCGGGCGCCGCACGGGCGGGCCCCCCGCGGCGACGACCGCGAGCGCCACGAGCACGGCGACGAGGCCGCTCACGGGCCGGCACCGACGCGGTCGGCACGGACCGCCGGTGTGCCGAGGCACGCCCTCACGGCTCGGACCCGATCCGCTCGGACAGACGCCGCGCGCCCGGGCCCGTCCGGGTGGTCCCGTCCTCCCCCACCACGACGGCCGGTGTGACGCGCAGCCCGCCGTCCGTCCCGCGGTCGACCACCGCCACCTCCGCGAGGTACCGGCGCCCGGCGTCCGCCCCGCGCCGGACGCGTCGCACGTGGAGCACCGCGTCGACCGCGCTGGCGGCCTGCGCGGCCACCGCCGCACGGTCGAGGCCCGCGAGCGCCGCCAGCGCCTCGAGCCGCGCGGGGACGTCCGCCGCGGTGTTGGCGTGCAGCGTGGCGCAGCCTCCCTCGTGGCCGGTGTTGAGCGCGGCGAGGACCTCGCGCACCTCCGCGCCCCGGCACTCGCCCAGCACGATGCGGTCCGGCCGCATGCGCAGCGCCTGTCGCACGAGGTCCGCAAGGCCGACCCCGCCGGCACCGTCGACGTTCGCCGGCCTGCTCGTGAGGCGGACGACGTGCGGGTGGTCGGCGACCAGCTCACCCGCCTCCTCGACCAGCACGATGCGCTCGTCGTGCGGCACCAGGGACAGCAGCGCGGCGAGCAGCGTCGTCTTGCCCGCGCCGGTGGCGCCGGACACGAGCACGTTGCTGCGGGACCGGACCAGCCCTTCGAGCAACGGCACGAGCGGTGGCACGACGGCCCGCGCCGCCACCAGGTCCGGGAGCGTGAAGCCACGCGGCCGCACGACACGCAGGCTCAGCACCGTGCACGCCTCGGCCAGCGGCGGCAGCACCGCGTGCAGCCGGGTGCCGTCGGGCAGCCGGGCGTCGACGGTCGGCGCCGCGTCGTCGAGGCGGCGCCCCGCGGCGGCCGCGAGGCGCACGGCCAACTCCCGGACGTCTGCCGGCGTGCCCAGGTCGACCGGGACGCGCACCAGCGCCCCGGCGCGCTCCACCCACACCTCCTGCGGCGCGTTGACCAGCACGTCGGTGACGAGAGGGTCGTCGAGCCAGGGCTGCAGCGCACCGGCACCGACCAGCTCGTCGGCCACCGCGCGGACCGTCTCCGCGAGCGGCACCGGCCCCAGGAGCGTGCCGTGGGCCCGCAGCGCCTCGTCCACCAGCACCGCGAGGTCCGCGGATCCCGCCGGACGTACCCGCAGGTCGGCGCGGACCCGGTCCAGGACGGCGACGGGCGGGGCACGCCGTGCGGGTGCGCTGCTCCGGGCAGCCGTCGCACCCGCCCCGCGCCCGCTCGGCACCACGCTCATGCGGTGAGCCCGAGCCGACGGACCACGGTGTCGGCGGTCCGCGCGGCGCGACCGCGGCCACCGGGCCCGACTCGCTCGGCCCGCGCCGCGAGGGCACGGTCCGCGCGCCCCAGGTGCCAGACCTCCAACCCGCTCGCCTCGGCCAGGTCCGCGGCACCCAGGCCCGCCGCCCCCTGGACGACGAGCCCGCACCGGGTCCCCGCCGCGTGCAGCCGCGGGCGCAGCGCGAGCGTGCCCGCGACGCTGCGCAGGTCGGGGCGTGCGACCACGACCACCGCGTCGCACGCGGCGAGCGGCGCGTCCCCGTCCACGACGCCCGCGCGGTCGAGGTCGAGCACGAGCGCCCCGACCTCGCACGCGAGCGCGTGCAGGACGTCGAGCCGAACCCCCGCGTCGACGGGTGCCGACCGCGTCCGGTCGCCTGACAGCACGGCGCACGCGCCCCAGCGGGGCAGCAGCGCGACGACGTCGGCGCCGCGCACGTCCCCGCCCGCACCCCGCAGGTCCGGCCACCGCGCGCCGTCGACGTCCTCGACGCCGACCACGACGTCGAGACCGCCGCCGCCCCGGTCGAGGTCCACGAGCACCGTCGACGTGCTCCGTGACAGCCGCCGCGCGAGCAGCGCCGCGTGCGTCGACGCCCCGACCCCGCCGGCCGCGCCGACCACCCCCACCACCGTCGCCGTGCGTACCCGTTCCACCGTGCCTCCCTCCGCCACCGGTCCCAGGTCGGGCGTCCGTCGAGCCTGCTGCCCGGGGTGTGCCGGCACCGCACCCGGCGGGCACATCCGTGGACGACCCCTCCGACAGCCGGACGTGTGGTCGGGTCGACGCGGGATCAGGTGCCGCCTACCGGCCGGTCCGGGGCCCCGTCCACAGCCCCGTGGCACCGCGCAACATGCCGGACACCGACGCCGCCTACAGTCCGGCGCATGCTGCTCGACCCCGGTACCGGCCCCGTGCGCGCCGCCACCTACCTGCCGTCCACCCCCGAGAACGTGCTGTGGGGCCGGCTGCCGTGCGCGGGCGACGCCCCGGTCCTCACGGTGGACCCCGGCACCGAGGTCACGGTCGACACGCTCAGCCACGAGGGGCTGCTGGAGGACCAGGGCCGCGACCCCCGCGCGTACTTCGGCGCCCACGGGCTCACGGACGTGCTGTCCGACGCCGTCGCGCTCGCCGCGTCCGCGCACCCGCACGACCCCGTGCACGACGGCCCGCACGTCGTGACCGGGCCGATCGCCGTGCGCGGGGCGCGTCCCGGCGACGTCCTGGCCATCACGGTGCTCGAGACGCTGCCCCGCGTGCCCTACGGCGTGATCTCGAACCGGCACGGGCGCGGCGCCCTGCCGGGCGAGATGCCCGAGGGGGGCGCCGACGTCGTCAGCGTCCTCGCCCACCTGGACGCGTCCGGGACCCGCGCCGTCATGCCGCGCGCCGCCGGCAGCCCGCGCACCGTCTCGTTCCCCGTCGCCGCCTTCCCCGGCATCCTCGGGGTCGCGGTCGCGGGCGACGAGCGCCCGCACTCCGTGCCGCCCGGCGCGCACGGCGGCAACCTCGACATCAACCTCCTGCAGGCCGGTGCCACGCTGTACCTGCCGGTGCAGGTGAACGACGCCCTCGCCTACGTCGGCGACCCGCACTTCGCCCAGGGCGACGGCGAGGTCGCCCTCACGGCGCTCGAGGCCTCCCTGCGCGTCACGCTGCGGTTCGACCTGCTGCCGCGCGCGGACGCCGTCGCCGCCTTGGGCCCCCTGAGCGGTCCCCTGGTGCGCACGGCGGACCACCTGGTGCCCACCGGGCTCGACGTCGACCTGGACGAGGCGCTGCGCAAGTGCGTGCGTGCGGCGCTCGACCTCCTGCAGGCCCGGTTCGGCATGGACCGCGCCCACGCCCTGGCGTACCTGTCGGCGGCGACGGACTTCGACGTGTCGCAGGTCGTCGACCGCGTCACCGGGGTGCACGCCCGGATCCGCCTCGCGGACCTGGCGGAGCCCGCGAGCGGGGACACCGAGGGCGGGCCGAGCACCGGGGTCGGCGCATGAGGACGGACCCGCCCGCCGGCCTCCTCGAGGCCTTCCGCGCCTACGAGCGGGCGTTGGGCACCGACGACCTCGACGCCCTCGACCGGCTCTTCGCGCCCGGCCCGGACACGCTGCGCGGCGACCCGACGGGGCTCCTGGTGGGGCACGACAGCATCGCGGCCTTCCGCGGGGCACGCGGCGGCGCCCCGGCGCGCCGCCTGGTGGAGGTGCACGTGCGCACCGTGGACGACGAGCACGCCCTCGTCGTCGCCGTCACCGAGCTGCTGCGTGGCGGGCGCGGTCAGCAGACCCAGCTGTGGGAGCGGGGACCCACCGGCTGGGTGGTCGTCGCCGCGCACGTGCACACGTCCGCGGCGGCTGCCGACACCCGCGTGTGGCGCGTCCTGGGCGACCCGCTGGTCGCGGGAGCCGCGGTCGGCCCCCTGGCGAGGCGGGCGGTCGCGGTGAAGGACCTGTTCGCGGTCGCAGGTCAGCGCGTCGGAGCCGGCAACCCGGAGTGGTTGGCCGACGCCGACGTCGAGGGGTCGCACGCGACGGCGGTCGCACGCCTGCTCGCCGCCGGTGCGGACGTGCGCGGCGTGGCCCGCACCGACGAGCTGGCCTACTCGCTCGCGGGCACGAACGCGCACTCGGGCACACCGCCCAACCCCCGGGCGCCGGGCCGGGTGCCGGGGGGCTCGTCGTCGGGCTCCGGCGCCGCCGTCGCGCTCGGGCAGGCGGACATCGGCCTGGGGACCGACACCGGCGGGTCGATCCGCGTGCCCGCGTCGTACCAGGGCCTGTTCGGGGTCCGGACGACGCACGGCTCCGTCGCCACGACGGGCCTGGTGCCCCTCGCACCGACGTTCGACACGGTGGGGTGGCTCACCCGCGACGCGGACCTGCTCGCCGAGGTCGGCGACGTGCTGCTGCCCACCGGGAGCACGGGGACCTGGTCGGGGCGGCTCGTCGTGAGCGACGCCCTGCTCGCCGCCGCCCAGGACGACGTGGCCACGCGGGTCGCCGCGTTCGCGGACGCGGCCGGTGCCACCCCGACCGACCGGTGGGACGACGTCGACCTCGGCGCGTGGGCCGAGGTGTTCCGGGTGCTCCAGGCGTGGGAGGCCTGGCGCGCCCACGGCGACTGGGTGCGCGCGCACCCCGGTGCCCTCGGGGCGGACGTCGCCGGTCGGTTCGCCGTCGCGTCCACGGTGACGGACGCCGCGGGCCGGGCCGCGGGTGCGGCGCGCGAGTCCATCCGCGACCGGATCGTCGACCTCGTCGGTGACGACGTGCTGGTCGTCCCCGCGACGCCGTCCGTCGCGCCGCGTCCCGCCCCCGCCGAGCTCGACGCCGTGCGGGCGGCCACGCTGCGGCTGACGTGCGTCGCCGGGCTCGGCGGCCTGCCGGCGGTGGTGCTGCCCGCACGGCGAGGGACGGGACCGGGCGATCTCCCCCCGGTCGGACGGCGGGCGCCGCTGCCCGTCGGCGTGTGCCTCGTCGCGGCACCCGGACGGGACCGCGACCTGCTGGCGCTCGCCCGCGACCTCGCCGGCACCGGCTGACCCGACGGGCACGGGCACTGTCACCGGCACCGGCACCGGCACCGGCCACACGTATTCACGCTGCTGAAACAACCGTTTCCCTCGGGGACACATCCGGCGCCTACGGTCGGCGCGGGCGAGAGGACACGGGATGCTGCTGCAGGAGTTCAACGCGTTGCCGGTGGCGGACGCGCAGGCCGTCGTGGGCGCCTGCGCCGACGTGCCGTGGTGGGCGGCGACCGTCGTCGCGGCGCGTCCGTACCGATCGGTCGGCGACCTCCGGGCCCACGCCGCCGAGCAGGCACTGGCCTGGGCGCACGTCGACGTCGACGGGGCGCTGGCCGACCACCCCCGCATCGGCGAGCGGCACCGCGGCGACGGCCCGACGGCCGCGATGTCGACGTACGAGCAGTCCGGTGTGGACGCCTCCGACGCGGACGTCGCCGCGCGGCTCGCCGCCGGCAACGCCCGGTACGAGCGGCGCTTCGGGCGCGTCTACCTGGTGCGCGCCGCGGGACGCAGCAGCGCGGAGATCCTCGCGCTGCTCGAGCAGCGTCTCACGCACGACGACCTCACCGAGGCCGAGGTCACCGCGCAGCAGCTCCGCGAGATCGCCCTCCTGCGCCTGACGTCGCTCGTGACGGCCGCCCCGGCGCCCCGTGCCCCGCGCGACGCACCGCCGCGCGCCACGTCCGCGGACGCCGCACGCACGGTCCCCGCCGCACCCGCGGCCGTCCCGGCGGGGGGCCCGGTCGCATGACGACCTGCTCCACGCACGTCCTCGACGCCGTCGCCGGCCGCCCGGCCGTCGGCCTCGCCGTGACCCTGCTGGCGGGCGACGGCACGCCCCTGGAGGCGGGTCGCACCGACGCCGACGGACGGCTGCGCTGGGACACGGTCCTGGGCACCGGCCGGTACGGCCTGCGGTTCGACACGGCGGCGTGGTTCGCGACCGCCGGCGTCCCGACGGTCCACGCCGCCGTCCACCTGGAGGTGCTGGTCGACGCCGACCAGCCGCACTACCACCTGGCTCTGCTGCTGAGCCCGTTCGCCTACACCACGTACCGAGGGAGCTGACGATGGCCGTGGGAGACGTGGTCCTGGGGACCAACCAGTACGGGAAGGCCGAGGTGCGGCTCGTGCGCGTCACGCGCGACACCGCGGTGCACGAGATCGAGGACCTCACGGTCACCACGCAGCTGCGCGGCGACTTCACCGCCTGCCACACCACCGGCGACAACGCCCACGTCGTGGCCACGGACACGCAGAAGAACACCGTGTACGCGTTCGCGAAGGAGCACGGCGTCGGCTCCCCCGAGCAGTTCCTGCTGCGGCTGGGTCGGCACTTCGTCCAGGAGTTCGCGCAGGTCACCGGCGGACGGTTCGCCGCCGACGTGCACGCCTGGGACCGCATCGCGGTCGACGGTGAGCCGCACGACCACGCGTTCGTCCGCACGGGGCGCGAGACCCGGCGCACCGTCGTGCAGCTGGGCGGCGACGGGGCGCACGTCGTCTCCGGGTTCACGGGGGCCACGGTGCTCAAGACGACGGGCTCGGAGTTCTGGGGCTTCCCCCGCGACCGGTACACCACGCTCGGGGAGACGAAGGACCGCGTGCTGGCGACGTCGGTGACCGCCTGGTGGCGGTGGCGGACCGCGGACGTGGACTTCGAGACCCGCTACCCGATCGTGCGCGACCTGCTGCTCTCGACCTTCGCGCAGGTGCACTCCCTCGCGCTGCAGCACACCATCTTCGAGATGGGCCGCGCCGTCCTCGAGGCGTGCGACGACGTGGCCGAGGTGCGGCTGTCGTGCCCCAACAAGCACCACTTCCTGGTCGA
This region includes:
- a CDS encoding acetamidase/formamidase family protein; translation: MLLDPGTGPVRAATYLPSTPENVLWGRLPCAGDAPVLTVDPGTEVTVDTLSHEGLLEDQGRDPRAYFGAHGLTDVLSDAVALAASAHPHDPVHDGPHVVTGPIAVRGARPGDVLAITVLETLPRVPYGVISNRHGRGALPGEMPEGGADVVSVLAHLDASGTRAVMPRAAGSPRTVSFPVAAFPGILGVAVAGDERPHSVPPGAHGGNLDINLLQAGATLYLPVQVNDALAYVGDPHFAQGDGEVALTALEASLRVTLRFDLLPRADAVAALGPLSGPLVRTADHLVPTGLDVDLDEALRKCVRAALDLLQARFGMDRAHALAYLSAATDFDVSQVVDRVTGVHARIRLADLAEPASGDTEGGPSTGVGA
- a CDS encoding AtzH-like domain-containing protein; this encodes MRTDPPAGLLEAFRAYERALGTDDLDALDRLFAPGPDTLRGDPTGLLVGHDSIAAFRGARGGAPARRLVEVHVRTVDDEHALVVAVTELLRGGRGQQTQLWERGPTGWVVVAAHVHTSAAAADTRVWRVLGDPLVAGAAVGPLARRAVAVKDLFAVAGQRVGAGNPEWLADADVEGSHATAVARLLAAGADVRGVARTDELAYSLAGTNAHSGTPPNPRAPGRVPGGSSSGSGAAVALGQADIGLGTDTGGSIRVPASYQGLFGVRTTHGSVATTGLVPLAPTFDTVGWLTRDADLLAEVGDVLLPTGSTGTWSGRLVVSDALLAAAQDDVATRVAAFADAAGATPTDRWDDVDLGAWAEVFRVLQAWEAWRAHGDWVRAHPGALGADVAGRFAVASTVTDAAGRAAGAARESIRDRIVDLVGDDVLVVPATPSVAPRPAPAELDAVRAATLRLTCVAGLGGLPAVVLPARRGTGPGDLPPVGRRAPLPVGVCLVAAPGRDRDLLALARDLAGTG
- the uraD gene encoding 2-oxo-4-hydroxy-4-carboxy-5-ureidoimidazoline decarboxylase, whose protein sequence is MLLQEFNALPVADAQAVVGACADVPWWAATVVAARPYRSVGDLRAHAAEQALAWAHVDVDGALADHPRIGERHRGDGPTAAMSTYEQSGVDASDADVAARLAAGNARYERRFGRVYLVRAAGRSSAEILALLEQRLTHDDLTEAEVTAQQLREIALLRLTSLVTAAPAPRAPRDAPPRATSADAARTVPAAPAAVPAGGPVA
- the uraH gene encoding hydroxyisourate hydrolase, producing the protein MTTCSTHVLDAVAGRPAVGLAVTLLAGDGTPLEAGRTDADGRLRWDTVLGTGRYGLRFDTAAWFATAGVPTVHAAVHLEVLVDADQPHYHLALLLSPFAYTTYRGS
- the pucL gene encoding factor-independent urate hydroxylase: MAVGDVVLGTNQYGKAEVRLVRVTRDTAVHEIEDLTVTTQLRGDFTACHTTGDNAHVVATDTQKNTVYAFAKEHGVGSPEQFLLRLGRHFVQEFAQVTGGRFAADVHAWDRIAVDGEPHDHAFVRTGRETRRTVVQLGGDGAHVVSGFTGATVLKTTGSEFWGFPRDRYTTLGETKDRVLATSVTAWWRWRTADVDFETRYPIVRDLLLSTFAQVHSLALQHTIFEMGRAVLEACDDVAEVRLSCPNKHHFLVDLEPFGLENDNEVFYAADRPYGLIEAAVHREGDAPVPHVWACVPGFV